The following proteins come from a genomic window of Paenibacillus spongiae:
- a CDS encoding glycosyltransferase translates to MALRKKLRSVKSRKRPAVRLSAFQQGRITGFQRGREDGFAQGRANAAKKSATAVAVPEHPAAEVLVITAGFIPSLEIGVIQPLSALKNRENLRFDVKQEDQVSHEMIEAADTVIFVRNVEPAAYALLELAKRLGKRTVYVIDDNFLEIQPTTAVGQYYSDPVLRETFIKFLRNVHIVKVDAQELGAYIQERFNRNVVYFPASVDFEWLDEQSRRVKDDEQIVIGYEGGAKEEDFVPVTAALSKILDYYGGFVRLEFFGYVPASLADHPSVRFEEGGMEYKDFLKKLNRCNWDIGLAPLGDNTFNKGKTNNKLREYGACRIPGIYSNSPVYAPWVNQGETGYLVPHTEKGWFEGIKDMIENPAMRIRIRENAEAAARQHFSLTTCIENWKKFIFKL, encoded by the coding sequence ATGGCGCTGAGAAAAAAACTAAGGTCCGTGAAGAGCAGAAAGCGTCCGGCAGTTCGTCTGAGCGCTTTCCAGCAGGGTCGTATCACCGGCTTTCAACGGGGCAGAGAGGATGGTTTCGCGCAAGGACGCGCAAACGCCGCGAAGAAATCCGCAACCGCCGTCGCCGTACCCGAACATCCGGCTGCGGAGGTTCTCGTTATCACGGCCGGGTTCATTCCTTCGCTAGAGATCGGTGTTATTCAACCCTTAAGCGCCCTGAAAAATCGCGAGAATTTACGATTCGACGTGAAGCAGGAAGATCAAGTCAGCCATGAAATGATCGAGGCTGCGGACACGGTCATATTTGTGCGCAATGTCGAACCTGCCGCCTATGCGCTGCTGGAACTGGCAAAGCGGCTCGGAAAACGGACCGTTTATGTCATCGATGATAATTTCTTGGAAATTCAGCCGACCACGGCGGTCGGCCAGTATTATTCCGATCCGGTCCTCAGAGAGACATTCATCAAGTTTTTGAGAAACGTGCACATCGTTAAAGTGGATGCTCAAGAGCTTGGCGCCTATATTCAAGAACGGTTTAATCGGAATGTCGTTTATTTCCCGGCCAGCGTCGATTTTGAGTGGCTTGATGAACAGAGCAGGCGCGTCAAGGATGACGAACAAATCGTAATCGGTTATGAAGGGGGCGCCAAAGAGGAGGATTTCGTCCCCGTGACGGCAGCCCTGAGCAAGATTCTTGATTACTATGGGGGATTTGTCCGGCTGGAGTTTTTCGGTTACGTCCCTGCCTCCTTGGCCGACCATCCGAGCGTTAGATTTGAAGAGGGAGGCATGGAGTACAAAGACTTCTTAAAGAAGCTGAATCGATGCAATTGGGATATTGGGCTTGCGCCGCTTGGCGACAATACGTTCAACAAAGGGAAGACCAATAACAAGCTTCGTGAATACGGAGCATGCCGAATACCCGGTATCTATTCCAATTCTCCCGTCTATGCTCCCTGGGTCAACCAAGGCGAAACGGGATATCTTGTCCCGCATACCGAGAAAGGCTGGTTTGAAGGAATCAAGGACATGATTGAGAATCCGGCAATGCGGATCCGTATCAGGGAGAATGCGGAAGCAGCGGCAAGGCAGCACTTCTCGTTAACCACGTGCATAGAAAACTGGAAGAAGTTTATTTTTAAATTGTAG
- a CDS encoding glycosyltransferase family 2 protein, translated as MNKAAKRSDGFNDGFSIGYNKGYEDGFRRGKDAGAASYETLFEGTSIIIPTYNQLRYVKECIESIARYTSEPYELIVIDNASDDGTSAYLKSAGGGLRFQINNENKGFAGAVNQGLMLARGTTLMILNNDSVVTPDWLSNLLTCLHSNPHYGIVGPVTNYISGDQLIETSYSNIEEMQQFSRTFNRSDASRWVVTGRLTGFCMLFRREDFRRLGYFDEGFEIGNCEDDDYGLRARLLGMQLVIAKDTFIHHYGSVSMKSLNGRFDQVYKKNLAFYANKWADPHMMLSLAWQRTMNGITLRTIDSYPTCVIVQGAGTTSYWVENGIRSPIVGTVDVQAIRVSQIDLRNWQLGEAIMAEEVMNRMHVLYRSSTESPDVEGRLVRLQDGAVYQRKGGKLHRFMNRQTIAAWKLDYYEPLILHQLKVQHGEEGPPIISPPLLKADNI; from the coding sequence ATGAACAAGGCGGCGAAGCGAAGCGACGGGTTTAACGACGGATTCTCCATAGGCTATAACAAGGGGTACGAGGATGGCTTTCGTCGCGGGAAAGACGCGGGGGCTGCCAGCTATGAGACTCTCTTCGAAGGTACGAGTATTATTATTCCGACCTACAATCAGCTTCGTTATGTAAAAGAATGCATAGAAAGCATTGCCAGGTACACCTCCGAGCCCTATGAACTGATTGTGATCGACAACGCTTCTGATGACGGCACGTCGGCGTATTTGAAATCAGCGGGTGGAGGACTCCGCTTTCAGATTAATAACGAAAATAAAGGCTTTGCGGGGGCGGTAAACCAGGGACTTATGCTGGCGAGGGGAACGACATTGATGATCTTGAACAACGATTCGGTCGTAACCCCCGACTGGCTCTCCAACTTGCTGACATGTCTGCACAGCAATCCGCACTACGGAATTGTCGGGCCAGTGACGAATTACATCAGCGGGGATCAGCTCATTGAAACGAGCTATTCGAATATAGAAGAAATGCAGCAATTCTCGCGAACGTTCAATCGATCCGATGCGAGCCGGTGGGTCGTAACAGGAAGGCTGACCGGATTCTGTATGCTGTTTAGGCGAGAGGATTTCAGACGACTGGGTTATTTTGACGAAGGATTTGAGATCGGCAACTGTGAAGATGACGATTACGGATTGCGTGCCCGGCTGCTGGGCATGCAGCTTGTAATCGCAAAGGATACGTTTATTCATCATTACGGCAGTGTGAGCATGAAATCGTTGAATGGCAGGTTTGATCAGGTGTATAAGAAGAATCTTGCGTTTTACGCCAATAAATGGGCCGATCCACATATGATGCTGTCTCTGGCATGGCAGCGAACGATGAACGGCATAACGCTTCGAACGATTGACTCCTATCCAACATGCGTGATCGTGCAAGGTGCCGGTACAACGTCCTATTGGGTGGAGAACGGCATTCGATCCCCGATCGTCGGCACCGTTGATGTTCAAGCGATCCGGGTTTCCCAGATCGATCTGCGCAATTGGCAGCTTGGCGAAGCCATTATGGCGGAGGAAGTCATGAATCGGATGCACGTATTGTACCGGTCTTCGACGGAGAGCCCGGATGTCGAAGGCAGGCTTGTAAGGCTGCAAGACGGCGCTGTCTATCAGCGCAAAGGGGGAAAGCTGCATCGGTTTATGAACCGGCAGACAATAGCTGCTTGGAAGCTTGATTATTATGAACCGCTGATTCTCCACCAGCTCAAGGTGCAGCATGGCGAGGAGGGGCCTCCTATTATCTCTCCTCCGCTATTGAAGGCTGACAATATATAA
- a CDS encoding GT-D fold domain-containing protein, with the protein MQKVMAQAAASYNQGYDAGYDDALIKSMQTVQPVQPVQPLKSVQQVPVEDRIRSFDKDYKKGVYDGGDGIVDAILPELDILPDISVRQIIEAGVEMMRSQTYKLLGAPEVAGEITNALKRKSPLSVIRLGDGELLTLAQEVVMKGEQVRKEGHFLNYAGIRLPDLAARDQLVRAVRKADIVGIPKLRLPNFQPLAFAVFKAHGIDYRQLRLTLSTINYALHLEGFLRGILANSRVLVVGNSAPGLSHALSLGGLHVIGTVAPVEGMPDIPRVMEEIAALDFDIALVGAGIPAVIIVQRIASELGKVAFDFGHLADSIVKGESVL; encoded by the coding sequence ATGCAGAAAGTGATGGCACAAGCGGCTGCTTCCTATAATCAAGGTTATGATGCCGGTTATGACGATGCCTTGATCAAATCGATGCAAACGGTGCAACCCGTGCAACCCGTACAGCCCTTGAAATCCGTGCAGCAGGTACCCGTTGAAGACCGGATTAGAAGTTTCGATAAAGATTACAAGAAAGGGGTCTATGACGGAGGAGATGGTATCGTGGACGCGATTCTTCCCGAACTGGATATTCTTCCCGATATTTCCGTGCGTCAAATTATTGAAGCCGGTGTGGAGATGATGCGTTCCCAGACCTATAAACTTCTCGGCGCACCGGAAGTTGCCGGGGAAATAACGAATGCTTTGAAAAGAAAATCGCCGTTGTCGGTTATTCGCCTGGGGGATGGCGAGTTGTTGACGTTAGCGCAGGAAGTGGTCATGAAGGGGGAGCAGGTACGGAAGGAAGGCCATTTTCTGAATTATGCCGGCATACGGCTGCCGGATCTTGCAGCAAGAGACCAGCTGGTTCGAGCGGTAAGAAAGGCAGATATCGTAGGCATACCCAAATTAAGATTGCCTAACTTTCAACCCCTTGCCTTTGCCGTATTCAAAGCGCACGGCATTGATTACCGGCAATTGCGGCTGACTTTATCGACAATCAACTATGCCCTGCATTTGGAAGGGTTTCTGCGAGGGATACTCGCAAATTCCCGTGTGCTGGTTGTAGGCAATTCAGCCCCTGGTCTTTCACATGCACTTTCACTCGGCGGCCTTCATGTAATCGGGACGGTTGCTCCCGTTGAAGGTATGCCTGATATCCCGAGAGTGATGGAGGAAATTGCGGCTCTCGATTTCGACATTGCGCTTGTCGGGGCGGGTATTCCTGCTGTTATTATCGTGCAGCGCATTGCTTCCGAGCTTGGAAAAGTCGCGTTCGACTTCGGGCATTTGGCCGATTCCATCGTGAAAGGGGAATCCGTCTTATGA
- a CDS encoding CgeB family protein — MRTSEQTSQEQEVFLTEEIASKNGRDAGFRQGRNDGYRLGYCDAALRGLPVASEPIRDIKILYVTAGIGVPYPALDQAVIDALEGLISGLSVATPSDDVVAIAKKVQPDLVLVLNGVVLPADKVKQLRQSGFKTAVWFTDDPYYTDWTISIAPRYDYVFTLELNCLSFYRKLGCQHVYYLPFAVNPKVFHPKHVPTSYQSDICFIGTAFWNRVELIDRLAPILMDRRVVIAGWWWDRLKSYSQLSDKIKLGDWMTPMDTASYYNGAKIVINLHRSIHDDTINANTRKIEALSVNPRTFEISGCATLQLSDIRQDINNIYTPDKEIVTYASHDELIDKIDYYLSHEEERQEVALSGMMRTRREHTYHTRLNTMLSIIFP; from the coding sequence ATGCGAACTAGCGAACAAACTTCGCAAGAGCAGGAAGTATTCTTAACCGAAGAAATAGCAAGCAAAAATGGGCGTGATGCCGGTTTTCGGCAGGGACGAAATGACGGATACCGATTGGGATACTGTGATGCCGCCCTGCGCGGACTGCCCGTGGCTTCTGAGCCCATTCGAGATATAAAGATCCTCTATGTCACAGCGGGCATCGGTGTTCCTTATCCGGCGCTGGACCAGGCTGTGATTGACGCACTGGAGGGACTGATCTCAGGTTTATCGGTCGCCACCCCTTCGGACGATGTTGTCGCAATCGCCAAAAAAGTTCAGCCGGACCTGGTGCTCGTTCTTAACGGAGTGGTATTGCCTGCAGACAAAGTCAAACAACTGCGGCAAAGCGGATTTAAAACAGCTGTCTGGTTTACCGACGATCCCTATTATACGGACTGGACCATTTCGATCGCGCCCCGATACGATTATGTGTTTACGCTTGAACTCAACTGTCTGTCATTTTACCGTAAGTTAGGCTGTCAGCATGTTTATTATCTTCCGTTCGCAGTCAATCCCAAAGTATTTCATCCGAAGCATGTGCCTACTTCTTATCAATCCGACATCTGTTTTATTGGAACGGCTTTTTGGAACCGGGTCGAGTTGATCGATCGCCTAGCCCCGATTCTGATGGATAGAAGAGTTGTAATCGCTGGATGGTGGTGGGATCGGCTGAAAAGCTATTCCCAGCTGTCCGATAAAATCAAACTCGGCGATTGGATGACTCCTATGGATACGGCCAGCTACTATAATGGAGCGAAAATTGTAATCAATCTTCATCGTTCCATTCATGATGATACGATCAATGCAAACACCAGAAAAATAGAGGCTCTTTCCGTCAATCCGCGAACGTTTGAAATCTCCGGCTGCGCCACGCTGCAGCTGTCCGATATTCGTCAGGATATAAACAATATATACACCCCTGATAAGGAAATCGTCACGTACGCTTCTCACGACGAACTGATTGATAAGATTGATTATTATTTGAGTCATGAGGAAGAGAGGCAAGAAGTGGCCTTGAGCGGGATGATGAGAACGAGACGGGAACATACCTACCATACAAGATTGAACACGATGCTGAGCATCATTTTCCCATGA
- a CDS encoding sugar phosphate nucleotidyltransferase: MKGVILAGGTGSRLYPLTKIINKHLLPVGNVPMICHGIEKFRDAGIEEILIVIGKHSAGLFTELLGSGKEWGVRITYKIQEEAGGIAQALSLAEPIMKTGERFVVLLGDNLFEDSLTPYVQAFHRQTEGARVLLKKVHDPTRYGVPILKDDRIESIEEKPAQPKSDYCVTGIYMYDSGVFDVIRAIKPSTRGELEITDVNNVYSAKGQLAYDILDGWWTDAGTFHSLYQACGRVLNEE, from the coding sequence ATGAAGGGTGTCATACTGGCTGGAGGTACAGGAAGCCGTCTGTATCCGTTAACCAAAATAATAAACAAACATCTGCTTCCTGTCGGAAATGTTCCTATGATCTGCCACGGCATTGAGAAATTCCGGGATGCGGGCATTGAAGAAATTCTCATCGTCATTGGCAAGCATTCTGCAGGATTATTTACCGAGCTGCTAGGCAGCGGTAAGGAATGGGGGGTCCGCATCACCTATAAAATTCAGGAAGAAGCCGGCGGAATCGCGCAAGCTTTATCGCTTGCCGAACCTATCATGAAGACAGGCGAAAGATTCGTTGTTCTTCTAGGCGACAATTTATTCGAGGATTCCTTAACGCCCTATGTCCAGGCTTTTCATAGACAGACGGAAGGCGCCCGGGTACTTCTGAAGAAAGTTCACGACCCGACGAGATACGGGGTTCCGATATTGAAGGACGATCGCATTGAATCGATTGAGGAGAAACCGGCTCAACCGAAATCCGATTACTGCGTAACGGGTATCTACATGTATGATTCCGGTGTGTTCGATGTGATTCGAGCGATTAAGCCCTCCACGCGCGGCGAGCTGGAAATTACCGATGTGAACAATGTTTATTCAGCCAAGGGGCAGCTCGCCTACGACATTCTGGACGGCTGGTGGACCGATGCGGGCACCTTCCATTCTCTTTATCAAGCCTGCGGCCGGGTTTTGAATGAGGAATGA
- a CDS encoding glycosyltransferase family 2 protein yields the protein MKKTSIIIPTCNGRELLKDCVYSIKRHTDQPYEIIVVDNGSTDGTADICRQEGITFISLASNIGFPAACNMGLKIASGDNLLLLNNDVIVSRNWLSNMLNCLHSRPDIGIVGPFTNYASGRQQIDMPYTNLEEMSSRLNDPNAEKWIRVDRIVGLCFLFTRELMEHIGMLDERFSPGHFEDDDYCYRARNVGYQLRIAGDVFIFHHGSASFGRQDESKVKQLIETNRQKFMDKWGVDPANYI from the coding sequence ATGAAAAAAACGAGCATTATTATTCCGACATGCAATGGAAGGGAATTGCTCAAGGATTGTGTATATTCGATTAAGCGGCATACGGATCAACCCTATGAAATTATAGTCGTTGATAATGGCTCAACCGACGGAACAGCCGATATTTGCCGGCAGGAGGGGATTACCTTCATTTCGCTTGCGAGCAATATCGGCTTTCCCGCTGCTTGCAATATGGGACTGAAAATCGCTTCCGGCGACAACCTTCTATTACTGAATAACGACGTCATCGTTTCCCGCAACTGGTTAAGCAACATGCTGAATTGTCTTCATAGCCGACCGGATATCGGCATCGTCGGACCGTTCACAAACTATGCAAGCGGCAGACAGCAGATCGATATGCCCTATACGAATCTGGAGGAGATGTCCAGCAGGCTGAATGATCCGAACGCCGAAAAGTGGATCCGGGTGGATCGCATCGTCGGGTTATGCTTTCTATTTACACGTGAGTTAATGGAGCATATCGGAATGCTGGACGAACGGTTTTCTCCCGGTCATTTTGAAGACGACGATTACTGTTACCGGGCGCGGAATGTGGGATATCAATTAAGAATCGCAGGGGATGTTTTCATTTTTCATCATGGCAGTGCCAGTTTTGGCCGGCAGGATGAGAGTAAGGTGAAGCAGCTCATAGAGACCAACCGCCAAAAATTTATGGATAAATGGGGCGTCGACCCGGCCAACTATATTTAG
- a CDS encoding glycosyltransferase family 2 protein: MVNRRPTRSRRTAASPPLRRKPTPTRQKSIPIRRNRNNLGARKFKRPLTSPGSANYWRERAYTAGYLAATAEDPPLTEEKSNPVENNLHHKVNARWHQWYQSVKRLPWPLYHAAAARFAEGYRKHAGGYFGNRLLVPTTKKVAAIVTVMNEKDTILSVIEQLHRLPLHEIIFIVNGSTDETFEMIRNQSRAIIVHYRHALGHDVGRAIGAKLSESEILLFLDGDFPVFAEHLVPFIDAIERGVDIALNNISPYIGLFSGRDDVTKVKEFINRSMARADLESNSLTAVPHAMRKQAAQLIGYANLAVPPKAQVIAIDKGLQISSPASVDVITPNRLRARNVGQNNAVSELIIGDHIEALKTALDLKGSRLSFADRIRQRPLTRH, from the coding sequence ATGGTAAACAGAAGGCCGACACGAAGCAGGAGAACCGCAGCCAGCCCCCCATTAAGAAGGAAACCAACACCAACCAGACAAAAATCAATTCCAATAAGAAGAAATAGGAACAATTTAGGAGCCCGGAAATTCAAGAGGCCCTTAACTTCCCCAGGATCGGCCAACTATTGGAGAGAGCGGGCTTATACGGCGGGTTATCTGGCCGCAACGGCGGAAGATCCGCCATTAACGGAAGAGAAGTCAAATCCGGTAGAAAACAATCTGCATCATAAAGTGAATGCACGCTGGCACCAATGGTATCAATCCGTTAAACGATTGCCGTGGCCCCTATATCACGCAGCCGCAGCCAGGTTTGCGGAAGGATACCGTAAGCATGCGGGAGGTTACTTCGGAAATCGCCTGCTGGTTCCGACGACCAAGAAGGTTGCGGCGATCGTTACGGTCATGAATGAAAAGGATACGATTCTAAGCGTTATTGAGCAGCTTCACCGGCTGCCGCTGCATGAAATTATTTTCATCGTGAACGGATCGACCGATGAAACCTTCGAGATGATCCGAAACCAATCCCGGGCCATCATTGTCCATTATCGTCATGCTTTGGGTCATGATGTTGGCAGAGCGATAGGGGCTAAGCTGTCCGAATCCGAAATCCTGCTTTTTCTTGACGGAGATTTCCCGGTATTTGCGGAGCATCTCGTCCCTTTCATCGATGCCATTGAACGGGGTGTGGATATTGCCTTAAACAATATTTCCCCCTATATCGGACTATTCTCCGGCAGAGATGATGTAACCAAGGTCAAGGAATTCATCAACCGGTCGATGGCCAGGGCAGATCTCGAATCGAATTCACTTACTGCGGTCCCCCATGCGATGAGGAAACAAGCGGCACAATTAATCGGGTACGCCAATTTAGCGGTCCCTCCGAAAGCGCAAGTCATCGCAATTGACAAAGGATTGCAAATAAGCTCGCCGGCTAGCGTGGACGTCATTACACCCAATCGGCTTCGGGCGCGAAATGTCGGGCAGAACAATGCCGTGTCCGAGTTGATCATCGGAGATCACATCGAAGCTTTGAAAACGGCGTTGGACTTGAAAGGATCGCGGTTATCGTTCGCGGATCGGATCAGACAGCGGCCATTAACCCGGCACTAG
- a CDS encoding glycosyltransferase family 2 protein has product MPRRSAASPGNIVKARRNSFTIRNAEFPKVSVIIPAMNERKTIAAVIRQAYRVHPETEVIVVANGSTDGTAEIAQRIGAKVIRFAHPLGHDVGRSIGAKEAKGEILLFTDADIVIPTRDFIPLTKAVEGGVDVALNKYLGPTAKQHVHSVVLAKHSLNILVSNPDLKGASLTTIPHAINRKAREVIGPDNLAVPPKAQAIAIFQGLKVRGVHYVDVGRRNPRRGRTKGNDPLEKLIVGDHLEALDWYVSKTGMRGSRQDLNRIRESVR; this is encoded by the coding sequence ATGCCGAGACGAAGTGCTGCTAGCCCCGGAAACATCGTAAAGGCCCGCCGGAATTCCTTCACGATCAGAAACGCGGAATTTCCCAAGGTGTCCGTCATCATCCCTGCTATGAATGAAAGGAAGACCATTGCGGCCGTAATTCGTCAAGCCTACCGGGTACATCCCGAGACGGAGGTTATCGTAGTTGCCAATGGTTCCACGGACGGTACGGCTGAGATCGCTCAGCGAATCGGCGCCAAAGTGATCCGCTTTGCTCATCCGCTGGGTCATGATGTAGGTCGAAGTATTGGCGCCAAGGAGGCAAAGGGTGAAATCCTGCTGTTTACGGATGCCGATATTGTCATACCGACCCGGGATTTCATTCCCTTAACGAAAGCCGTTGAGGGAGGCGTTGACGTGGCTTTAAACAAATATTTGGGACCGACCGCCAAGCAGCACGTCCATAGCGTCGTGCTTGCCAAGCATTCCTTGAATATTCTCGTTTCGAATCCCGATCTGAAGGGCGCGTCCCTGACAACCATTCCGCATGCGATCAACCGCAAAGCGAGGGAGGTCATCGGCCCGGACAATTTGGCGGTCCCTCCTAAAGCCCAGGCCATAGCCATCTTTCAAGGATTGAAAGTTCGCGGCGTCCATTATGTGGATGTAGGGAGAAGAAATCCGAGAAGAGGCCGGACAAAAGGGAATGATCCGCTTGAAAAGCTGATTGTTGGCGACCACTTGGAAGCGCTGGACTGGTACGTCTCGAAAACCGGGATGCGGGGAAGCCGGCAGGACCTCAATCGAATTAGAGAGAGCGTGCGGTGA
- a CDS encoding CHRD domain-containing protein produces the protein MFRAVLNGRNEVPPVRTIATGNAAFRLINNGTQLSFLLIVRNINRVTAGHIHLGRRGQNGPIVAFLFGPSKFGISVRRGVVRGVLTNQDLIGPLQGRTIRDLVREFESGNAYVNVHTIQNPNGEIRGQVGR, from the coding sequence ATTTTCAGAGCCGTCTTAAACGGCCGTAACGAGGTGCCTCCCGTAAGGACGATCGCGACAGGAAATGCCGCTTTCCGGCTTATTAACAACGGTACCCAGCTAAGCTTCCTTCTTATTGTCCGAAATATTAACCGCGTGACCGCAGGGCATATTCATCTTGGAAGAAGAGGGCAGAACGGTCCTATCGTCGCCTTCTTGTTCGGTCCGTCCAAATTCGGCATTTCCGTTAGACGGGGAGTCGTGCGAGGTGTCCTGACCAACCAAGATCTTATCGGTCCTCTTCAAGGAAGGACGATCCGCGACCTCGTCCGCGAGTTCGAAAGCGGCAACGCTTATGTCAATGTGCATACCATTCAAAATCCGAATGGGGAAATTCGCGGCCAAGTCGGCCGGTAG
- a CDS encoding nucleotide sugar dehydrogenase, giving the protein MSREIGVIGLGYVGLPLALTFIQKGFRVIGVDANKQKIDALNGERSYLPDVSDETVRNSITQNKLTATTDYAQLSEAEAVILCVPTPLTQDHTPDLTYLHQVGSALSKHLVQGQLIVLESSTYPGTTREVLKPLLEMSGLKVGVDFYLAYSPERINPGNMNFTLETIPKVISGITAACTKRIVELYAAVFADVVPVSSPEAAELTKLLENTYRFVNISLINEFAMLCEKLKIDVWEVITAAKTKPYGFSAFYPGPGIGGHCIPVDPLYLQWSANRIGSNSKFIEYAHDINSSMPAYIVDRIKDSIGDTVLAGKSILVIGVTYKRNIDDVRESSALTLMNLFAQEGAVLSYHDPYVPEITVNGYPLKGEELNERILSDADCVIIATDHSQLPIPFILDHAPLVYDTRGVTRSFNGKGRIVRLGTGMLDDAGG; this is encoded by the coding sequence ATGAGTCGTGAGATAGGCGTCATTGGCCTAGGGTACGTAGGACTGCCACTGGCACTTACATTCATTCAGAAGGGATTTAGAGTAATCGGGGTGGATGCAAACAAGCAAAAAATCGATGCATTGAACGGTGAAAGAAGCTATCTGCCCGATGTTTCTGATGAAACCGTAAGAAACTCCATCACGCAGAATAAATTGACAGCTACGACGGATTACGCCCAATTATCGGAAGCGGAAGCCGTTATTTTATGTGTTCCGACTCCGCTGACCCAAGATCATACGCCCGATTTAACATATCTGCATCAGGTTGGATCGGCCTTAAGTAAACACCTTGTGCAAGGGCAGCTCATCGTGCTGGAGAGCTCGACATATCCCGGGACGACAAGAGAAGTATTGAAGCCTCTGCTTGAAATGAGCGGCCTGAAGGTCGGGGTGGATTTTTATTTAGCCTACTCTCCTGAACGAATCAATCCGGGTAATATGAATTTCACCTTGGAGACGATTCCGAAAGTCATCAGCGGGATAACGGCAGCGTGCACGAAGAGAATCGTAGAGCTGTATGCTGCGGTGTTTGCGGATGTGGTCCCGGTTTCTTCGCCGGAAGCCGCCGAACTGACGAAATTGCTGGAGAATACCTATCGTTTCGTGAATATTTCATTAATAAACGAATTTGCCATGCTATGCGAAAAACTGAAGATTGACGTTTGGGAAGTCATTACAGCTGCGAAAACAAAACCATACGGCTTTTCGGCCTTTTATCCCGGGCCGGGAATCGGAGGACATTGCATTCCCGTAGATCCGCTTTATTTGCAGTGGAGTGCAAACCGCATCGGATCGAATAGCAAATTTATCGAATATGCCCATGATATCAATAGCTCAATGCCGGCCTATATTGTAGATCGGATAAAAGATAGTATCGGAGATACCGTCCTCGCAGGGAAATCGATCTTGGTCATCGGCGTGACCTATAAACGAAATATCGATGACGTACGCGAATCAAGCGCGCTGACACTGATGAATTTGTTTGCTCAAGAAGGGGCGGTGCTCTCGTATCATGATCCGTATGTTCCGGAGATTACGGTTAACGGATATCCGTTGAAGGGTGAGGAACTGAACGAAAGGATATTGTCGGATGCAGATTGCGTTATTATCGCTACCGATCATTCGCAGCTGCCGATCCCATTCATTCTTGACCATGCACCTCTGGTGTATGACACGCGAGGGGTGACCAGAAGCTTCAATGGCAAAGGCCGGATTGTGCGCTTGGGAACCGGTATGCTTGATGATGCGGGCGGATAA
- a CDS encoding glycosyltransferase, producing MVSIICCTMRNSYMKNIFQNYERQDYRKKEMIIVLNKDDMDIEAWRTEAKKYKNVSVYQVSEQFQLGKCLNYGIKKAKFDILAKFDDDDYYATHYLKEAMDLLSSNPKISVVGKHTSFVYFQEQKALMIYREGAEHKYRKHVKGGTLVFRRSVWDRIKFNEKRANGSDAVFLRRCKRDGYRVYSVSRYNYVCIRRADLGTHTQKTSAEKYMTRCTLVSQTKDFIPLITKFL from the coding sequence ATGGTTTCTATTATCTGCTGTACGATGAGAAACTCTTATATGAAAAACATCTTTCAAAATTACGAAAGACAAGATTATAGAAAGAAAGAAATGATCATTGTTTTGAATAAGGATGATATGGACATCGAGGCATGGAGAACGGAAGCGAAGAAATATAAGAACGTATCCGTCTATCAAGTTTCGGAACAATTTCAATTGGGCAAGTGTTTAAATTATGGAATCAAGAAAGCCAAATTCGATATTCTTGCTAAATTCGACGATGATGATTATTATGCCACCCACTATTTGAAAGAGGCCATGGACCTGCTAAGCAGCAATCCGAAGATATCCGTTGTAGGGAAACATACTTCCTTTGTTTATTTTCAAGAACAGAAGGCCCTCATGATATATAGGGAAGGGGCGGAGCATAAGTATCGCAAACATGTCAAAGGAGGAACATTGGTTTTTAGAAGATCCGTGTGGGATCGCATCAAATTCAATGAAAAGCGCGCAAATGGCAGTGATGCGGTTTTCTTGAGAAGATGCAAAAGGGACGGTTACCGGGTTTATTCCGTTTCCAGATACAATTATGTTTGTATAAGAAGAGCGGACCTGGGAACGCATACGCAAAAAACAAGTGCAGAAAAATATATGACCAGATGTACACTCGTCTCCCAAACCAAAGACTTCATTCCGCTTATAACAAAATTTTTGTGA